From one Halosimplex rubrum genomic stretch:
- a CDS encoding lysylphosphatidylglycerol synthase transmembrane domain-containing protein — protein MRRLLRVVLGFALALLAVGGFLWIVGPRQVLAELAGVEPVTYAAGFLAVVAAFYCWSEALRRLLAGVDGDAGGEVGGPRYRAAFMSGEFAKQVVPMGHSGGPVFVSYAVSRETDAPYEAALAAATVVELVNIGASMALAGAGLGIVLLTSDGPITPLFAALLVGFAVAVVALGGAALLVYSRRALVERLVLRAAGVGRATVGRFSARARDALEPGRVAATFGTYYAAFDRALADRTQVRRAAVFSILGWALFLAPMYTSFRAIGEPVPYALVCFVVPVLSLVNVVPLPGGLGGFEVALAAVVVALVGLELPAATAGVFLYRLSNYWFVVLLGGLATAWVSARVADAPGPLAPTSEPDGSSAESTADSK, from the coding sequence CTGTGGATCGTCGGCCCGCGGCAGGTCCTCGCCGAACTGGCCGGCGTCGAGCCGGTCACCTACGCGGCCGGCTTTCTCGCCGTCGTCGCCGCCTTCTACTGCTGGAGCGAGGCGCTGCGGCGCCTGCTCGCGGGCGTCGACGGCGACGCTGGTGGTGAGGTCGGCGGTCCCCGCTACCGCGCGGCGTTCATGAGCGGCGAGTTCGCGAAACAGGTGGTCCCGATGGGCCACTCCGGCGGGCCCGTCTTCGTCTCCTACGCGGTCAGCCGCGAGACCGACGCCCCCTACGAGGCGGCGCTCGCGGCGGCGACGGTCGTCGAACTCGTCAACATCGGAGCGTCGATGGCCCTCGCCGGCGCCGGGCTCGGTATCGTTCTGCTCACGAGCGACGGACCGATCACGCCGCTGTTCGCGGCGCTGCTCGTCGGCTTCGCGGTCGCCGTCGTCGCGCTCGGCGGGGCGGCGCTGCTGGTCTACTCCCGCCGGGCGCTCGTCGAGCGGCTGGTCCTCCGGGCCGCCGGCGTCGGCCGGGCGACCGTCGGGCGGTTCTCCGCTCGCGCGCGAGACGCGCTGGAACCCGGTCGGGTCGCGGCGACGTTCGGGACGTACTACGCGGCGTTCGACCGGGCGCTGGCCGACCGGACGCAGGTGCGTCGCGCCGCGGTCTTCTCGATTCTGGGCTGGGCGCTGTTTCTCGCGCCGATGTACACGAGCTTCCGGGCGATCGGCGAACCGGTGCCCTACGCCCTCGTCTGCTTCGTCGTCCCCGTGCTGAGCCTGGTGAACGTCGTGCCGTTGCCCGGCGGCCTGGGCGGCTTCGAGGTGGCGCTGGCCGCCGTCGTCGTCGCGCTGGTCGGGCTGGAACTGCCCGCGGCGACGGCCGGCGTCTTCCTCTATCGACTGTCGAACTACTGGTTCGTCGTCCTGCTCGGCGGGCTCGCCACGGCCTGGGTCTCGGCGCGAGTGGCCGACGCGCCCGGCCCGCTCGCGCCGACCTCGGAACCCGACGGATCGTCCGCGGAGTCGACGGCCGATAGCAAGTGA
- a CDS encoding lysylphosphatidylglycerol synthase transmembrane domain-containing protein has translation MSRRVRLVAGFTLAFLAVGGLLWAVGPEAVLAELVSADLAVLSVGFLAVVAALGVWSEAVRRLLASTGHTVRGRRYRSAYLSGEFLKQVLPMGQSGGPVLMSYTVSRETAAPYESTLAAASVFAFLNVVASLVLAVVGLALLVATQRGPSGTLLRNVLVAMVAVTVVVLALTYLAVYRREVLEGIALRVAAGLRRTVGRVSPRADAALAPERVADAAARFGGSIGDLAGDRRRIGTTVALAVTGWLCFLLPLYTSFLAIGEPVPYALVVFVVPVVTLLNVVPLPGGLGGFEVALAGVTAALAPVGLPTATAAVFLFRLSNYWFIVLLGGLAAASLSVRVSDPPPVVPLEDDEGV, from the coding sequence ATGTCACGTCGCGTTCGGCTGGTCGCGGGGTTCACGCTCGCGTTCCTGGCCGTCGGCGGGCTCCTCTGGGCGGTCGGACCCGAGGCCGTGCTGGCGGAACTGGTGTCGGCGGATCTCGCGGTGCTGTCGGTCGGCTTCCTCGCGGTGGTCGCCGCGCTCGGCGTCTGGAGCGAGGCGGTGCGGCGCCTGCTGGCGAGCACCGGCCACACCGTCCGGGGCCGGCGCTACCGCTCGGCGTACCTGAGCGGCGAGTTCCTCAAGCAGGTGCTACCGATGGGGCAGAGCGGCGGGCCGGTGCTGATGTCCTACACGGTCAGCCGCGAGACCGCGGCGCCCTACGAGTCGACGCTGGCCGCGGCGTCGGTGTTCGCCTTCCTCAACGTCGTCGCGTCGCTCGTGCTCGCCGTCGTCGGCCTGGCGCTCCTGGTCGCCACCCAGCGGGGCCCGTCCGGGACGCTGCTGCGCAACGTCCTCGTTGCGATGGTCGCCGTGACCGTCGTCGTCCTCGCGCTCACCTATCTCGCCGTGTACCGACGGGAGGTCCTCGAAGGGATCGCGCTCCGGGTCGCCGCCGGCCTCCGCCGGACGGTGGGACGCGTCTCCCCGCGGGCCGACGCGGCGCTGGCGCCCGAGCGCGTCGCGGACGCGGCCGCGCGGTTCGGCGGATCGATCGGCGACCTGGCGGGCGACCGCCGGCGGATCGGAACGACCGTCGCGCTGGCGGTCACCGGTTGGCTCTGCTTCCTGCTGCCGCTGTACACGAGCTTCCTCGCGATCGGCGAGCCGGTCCCATACGCGCTCGTCGTCTTCGTCGTTCCGGTCGTCACGCTGCTGAACGTCGTGCCGCTGCCCGGCGGCCTGGGCGGGTTCGAGGTGGCGCTGGCGGGCGTGACCGCCGCGCTCGCCCCGGTCGGCCTGCCGACGGCGACCGCCGCCGTCTTCCTGTTCCGGCTGTCGAACTACTGGTTTATCGTCCTGCTGGGCGGGCTGGCCGCCGCGTCGCTGTCGGTCCGAGTGAGCGACCCGCCGCCGGTGGTTCCGCTGGAGGACGACGAGGGGGTCTGA
- a CDS encoding DUF7097 family protein, which translates to MEKTPAGTSVGVEDPYAHVDRCDHCTDEGRCRFAVERGERDPEFADARSREDFRCPVVGEFDEEGLTGPWEWADCPHFRCRNRDRACERCGLEERRMAHDDERPLLEEHHLSYASGSDDEEPSHEITVFLCRWCHAKVHDSWASVDDDANPDPEAIAEREGRRSRERSELGFRSAAERFETGGSDDADGPGGT; encoded by the coding sequence ATGGAGAAGACGCCCGCCGGCACGTCGGTGGGGGTAGAGGACCCGTACGCCCACGTCGACCGCTGCGACCACTGCACCGACGAGGGTCGCTGTCGGTTCGCCGTCGAGCGGGGCGAGCGCGACCCCGAGTTCGCCGACGCGCGCAGTCGCGAGGACTTCCGGTGTCCGGTCGTGGGCGAGTTCGACGAGGAGGGACTGACCGGTCCCTGGGAGTGGGCCGACTGCCCGCACTTCCGGTGTCGCAACCGCGACCGGGCGTGCGAGCGCTGCGGGCTCGAAGAGCGCCGGATGGCCCACGACGACGAGCGGCCGCTCCTGGAGGAGCACCACCTCTCGTACGCGAGCGGGTCCGACGACGAGGAACCGAGCCACGAGATAACGGTCTTCCTCTGTCGGTGGTGTCACGCGAAGGTCCACGACTCGTGGGCGAGCGTCGACGACGACGCCAACCCCGATCCCGAGGCCATCGCCGAGCGCGAGGGGCGTCGCTCCCGGGAACGGTCCGAACTCGGCTTCCGGTCCGCCGCCGAGCGGTTCGAGACAGGCGGGAGCGACGACGCGGACGGACCCGGCGGTACGTGA
- a CDS encoding methyl-accepting chemotaxis protein, protein MDVRPVRWYKRFIRRWMTTMGIDRSVERTVVAAAGIQFLISVAQAVVPFVTTGAARVALAAVLFVGAALALANTVWITREDVVVPVRRLEAAADRIADGEVDVAVPASDDPSEVGSLTRSFAAMSSHIELVAAQADALADQEFDAPVLDERVPGAFGESLARMAENLREYTDELETMTADLERRSERLESLVAAFGDATDRAADGDLTARLDPDDVAGDDDQFREICENYNRLVGTLGATVGDVRAFADDVSAASDDVAASMDELDRTSDEVAESIQGISEGATRQSEQVRSVAERLNDLSATVQQIAASADEVADTAGTAAERGRSGRDTATEAIDALDDLEGRMERTADAVEGLADRMTEVDEIVSFIDGIAEETNMLALNASIEAARAGGDGGGGGAGDGFAVVADEVKGLAEETRDAAEEVGDLVGELQRESAEAAATVREMHDQVGDSVATIEGALGDFEDIVADVGDLDESVREISAATDEQAETTQDVVAVVDEVASISEDTRDEAESVAAAAEQQTASVSTVSADVRSVADRADDLLTALDRFDLPDGAGDGAATLATGRASAAPTDD, encoded by the coding sequence ATGGACGTTCGCCCCGTTCGGTGGTACAAGCGGTTCATACGACGGTGGATGACGACGATGGGGATCGACCGGTCGGTCGAGCGGACGGTCGTCGCGGCGGCCGGGATTCAGTTTCTGATATCTGTCGCTCAGGCGGTCGTCCCGTTCGTGACGACGGGCGCCGCGCGGGTCGCGCTCGCTGCGGTCCTGTTCGTGGGGGCGGCGCTGGCGCTCGCGAACACGGTCTGGATCACGCGTGAAGACGTGGTCGTCCCCGTCCGGCGGCTGGAGGCGGCGGCCGACCGGATCGCAGACGGGGAGGTGGACGTGGCCGTGCCGGCCAGCGACGACCCTTCGGAGGTCGGGAGCCTGACCCGGTCGTTCGCGGCGATGAGCTCGCACATCGAACTCGTGGCGGCGCAGGCGGACGCGCTGGCCGACCAGGAGTTCGACGCGCCCGTCCTCGACGAACGGGTGCCCGGCGCCTTCGGCGAGTCGCTGGCCCGGATGGCCGAGAATCTCCGCGAGTACACCGACGAGTTGGAGACGATGACCGCGGACCTGGAACGGCGCTCCGAGCGGCTGGAGTCGCTCGTCGCGGCGTTCGGCGACGCGACCGACCGCGCCGCGGACGGGGACCTGACCGCGCGGCTCGACCCCGACGATGTCGCGGGCGACGACGACCAGTTCCGGGAGATCTGCGAGAACTACAACCGACTCGTCGGGACGCTCGGCGCGACGGTCGGCGACGTGCGCGCGTTCGCCGACGACGTGTCGGCGGCCAGCGACGACGTGGCCGCGAGCATGGACGAACTCGACCGGACGAGCGACGAGGTGGCCGAGTCGATCCAGGGGATCTCCGAGGGCGCGACCCGCCAGAGCGAGCAGGTCCGGTCGGTCGCCGAGCGGTTGAACGACCTCTCGGCGACCGTCCAGCAGATCGCCGCCTCCGCCGACGAGGTGGCCGACACCGCGGGGACCGCCGCCGAGCGCGGCCGCTCCGGGCGCGACACCGCGACCGAGGCCATCGACGCGCTCGACGATCTGGAGGGGCGGATGGAGCGGACCGCCGACGCCGTCGAGGGGTTGGCCGACCGCATGACCGAGGTCGACGAAATCGTCTCCTTTATCGACGGCATCGCCGAGGAGACGAACATGCTGGCGCTGAACGCGAGCATCGAGGCCGCCCGCGCCGGCGGCGACGGAGGCGGTGGCGGCGCGGGCGACGGCTTCGCGGTCGTCGCCGACGAGGTCAAGGGGCTGGCCGAGGAGACCCGCGACGCCGCCGAGGAGGTGGGCGACCTCGTCGGCGAACTCCAGCGCGAATCCGCCGAGGCGGCCGCGACGGTCAGGGAGATGCACGACCAGGTCGGCGACAGCGTCGCCACGATAGAGGGGGCGCTGGGCGATTTCGAGGACATCGTCGCCGACGTGGGGGACCTCGACGAGAGCGTCCGCGAGATCAGCGCGGCGACCGACGAGCAGGCGGAGACGACCCAGGACGTGGTCGCCGTCGTCGACGAGGTGGCGAGTATCAGCGAGGACACCCGCGACGAGGCCGAATCGGTCGCCGCGGCGGCCGAGCAACAGACCGCCTCGGTCTCGACGGTCTCGGCGGACGTGCGGTCGGTCGCCGACCGCGCGGACGACCTGCTGACCGCGCTCGATCGTTTCGACCTGCCCGACGGCGCGGGCGACGGGGCCGCGACGCTCGCGACCGGTCGCGCCTCGGCCGCGCCGACCGACGATTGA
- a CDS encoding DUF192 domain-containing protein, which yields MRLVHESADGDTRTLATDVERADSLLQKIKGLMGKSSLPDGYALVFDFGRTSYRDVHMLFVRTPLDVVWLLDDEVVQVKTLEPWRGTGVAKADCFVELPGGAADGVEVGDRVYLDGDE from the coding sequence ATGCGCCTCGTCCACGAGTCGGCCGACGGCGACACGCGGACCCTCGCGACGGACGTGGAGCGAGCCGACTCGCTGCTACAGAAGATCAAGGGGCTGATGGGCAAGTCCTCGCTGCCCGACGGGTACGCGCTCGTGTTCGACTTCGGGCGGACGAGCTATCGCGACGTACACATGCTGTTCGTCCGCACGCCGCTGGACGTGGTCTGGTTGCTCGACGACGAGGTCGTCCAGGTGAAGACCCTGGAACCCTGGCGTGGTACCGGCGTCGCCAAGGCCGACTGCTTCGTCGAACTGCCCGGCGGCGCCGCCGACGGCGTCGAAGTCGGCGACCGGGTGTACCTCGACGGCGACGAGTGA